A genomic window from Halogeometricum borinquense DSM 11551 includes:
- the tbsP gene encoding transcriptional regulator TbsP has translation MTIDSNMLTEDAERILRSVLDSGAEDVLVVDPTADVIDTLVAVASETEDGLPEIRMIADESVLKDVMDDFIVASNAADLVESESLSMRTTDNGTANALLITKDAVVSLVTAGDQVAGLVTTDDEFVAAAYDTYTMQWEEAPQYKLRTPPIERVRATLEEEISADARDDFDSVLSSLQTARGDGDGLDEVTISLLVAAKNEVLLYDISKWGEDVGIASKATFSRTKTKLEEMGLIDTEKVPIDVGRPRLRLKLGDDRLVNADPDQLAGVAQSLLA, from the coding sequence ATGACTATCGACTCGAACATGCTTACGGAGGATGCCGAACGCATTCTTCGCTCGGTCCTCGACTCGGGGGCGGAGGACGTACTCGTGGTTGATCCCACGGCGGACGTAATCGACACGCTCGTCGCCGTCGCTTCGGAGACGGAGGACGGGTTGCCGGAGATACGGATGATCGCAGACGAGTCCGTTCTGAAGGATGTTATGGACGACTTTATCGTTGCGAGCAACGCGGCCGACCTCGTCGAGTCCGAGTCGCTCTCGATGCGGACGACGGATAACGGGACAGCGAACGCGCTTCTCATCACCAAAGACGCCGTCGTCTCGCTGGTCACTGCGGGCGATCAGGTCGCCGGTCTGGTGACGACTGACGACGAGTTCGTCGCCGCCGCCTACGACACGTACACGATGCAGTGGGAGGAAGCACCCCAGTATAAACTCCGCACGCCACCCATCGAACGGGTTCGAGCGACGCTCGAAGAGGAGATCAGCGCCGACGCACGCGACGACTTCGACTCGGTACTCTCCTCGCTTCAGACCGCACGTGGTGACGGCGACGGGCTCGATGAAGTGACCATCAGCCTCCTTGTCGCTGCGAAGAACGAAGTCCTCCTCTACGACATCTCAAAGTGGGGCGAGGATGTCGGTATCGCCAGCAAGGCGACGTTCTCCCGCACCAAAACGAAACTCGAAGAGATGGGGCTCATCGACACCGAGAAAGTACCAATCGACGTTGGTCGTCCGCGCCTCCGCCTCAAACTCGGCGACGACCGTCTCGTCAACGCTGACCCCGACCAACTCGCGGGCGTCGCACAGAGCCTCCTCGCCTGA
- the glyA gene encoding serine hydroxymethyltransferase: protein MDYSHVRGVDPEIADALEGEEDRQRNTLAMIASENHVSEAVLQAQGSALTNKYAEGYPGSRYYAGCEYADEVEELAIERAKELWGAEHVNVQPHSGTQANMGVYLAVLDPGDKILSLELSHGGHLSHGHPANFTGQTYEVEQYHVDPDTGYIDYDALAEQAEEFDPDIIVSGYSAYPRVVEWERIQDVAESVDAYHLADIAHITGLVAAGVHPSPVGIADFVTGSTHKTIRAGRGGIIMTTEEHADDVDKAIFPGAQGGPLMHNVAGKAVGFKEALEPEFEEYAERTVANAKTLAETFEEAGIEVVSGGTDNHLVLADLRPSHPDTTGKDVEAALEEAGIVLNANTVPGETRSAFNPSGIRAGTPGLTTRGFDEAAVREVGELIVRVVDNYDDEETIESVAERVQELCDEHPLYE from the coding sequence ATGGACTACAGCCACGTCCGCGGCGTCGACCCTGAAATCGCCGACGCACTCGAAGGCGAGGAGGACCGACAGCGGAACACGCTGGCCATGATCGCCAGCGAGAACCATGTGAGTGAGGCGGTCTTGCAGGCGCAAGGGAGCGCTCTCACCAACAAATACGCCGAAGGGTACCCCGGTTCGCGCTACTATGCGGGCTGTGAGTACGCCGACGAGGTTGAGGAGCTCGCCATCGAGCGTGCGAAAGAACTCTGGGGCGCAGAACACGTCAACGTCCAACCGCACTCGGGCACGCAGGCGAACATGGGTGTCTACCTTGCCGTCCTCGACCCGGGCGATAAGATTCTCTCCTTGGAACTCAGCCACGGCGGCCACCTGAGTCACGGCCACCCGGCGAACTTCACGGGGCAGACGTACGAGGTCGAACAGTACCACGTGGACCCCGACACGGGGTACATCGACTACGACGCACTCGCCGAACAGGCCGAGGAATTCGATCCCGATATCATCGTTTCAGGGTACTCTGCGTACCCGCGCGTCGTCGAATGGGAACGCATCCAAGACGTTGCCGAGAGCGTGGACGCCTACCACCTCGCGGACATCGCACACATCACCGGTCTCGTCGCGGCGGGTGTCCACCCCTCCCCCGTCGGCATCGCCGACTTCGTCACCGGTTCGACGCACAAGACCATCCGCGCGGGCCGCGGCGGCATCATCATGACGACCGAAGAACACGCCGACGACGTGGACAAAGCAATCTTCCCCGGTGCGCAGGGCGGGCCTCTTATGCACAACGTCGCCGGGAAGGCAGTCGGCTTCAAGGAAGCGCTCGAACCCGAGTTCGAAGAGTACGCCGAGCGAACCGTCGCTAACGCGAAGACGCTGGCCGAGACGTTCGAAGAAGCGGGAATCGAAGTCGTCTCCGGCGGTACCGACAACCACCTCGTCCTCGCGGACCTTCGACCCTCGCATCCGGACACGACCGGGAAGGATGTCGAGGCCGCCCTCGAAGAGGCGGGTATCGTCCTCAACGCTAATACCGTCCCCGGCGAGACGCGTTCGGCGTTCAACCCCAGCGGGATCCGCGCAGGCACGCCGGGACTGACTACCCGCGGCTTCGACGAGGCTGCCGTCCGAGAGGTCGGTGAACTCATCGTCCGTGTCGTAGACAACTACGACGACGAGGAGACAATCGAAAGCGTCGCAGAACGCGTGCAGGAACTCTGCGACGAACACCCGCTGTACGAGTAG
- a CDS encoding bifunctional methylenetetrahydrofolate dehydrogenase/methenyltetrahydrofolate cyclohydrolase, protein MTDIIDGNAVAAEIRAGLADGIDTLADAGVTPCLATVLMSNDPASETYVSMKHSDCEEVGIEARDFEIDPEAPAEELYDTIDELNADPSVHGILVQMPVPDHVDEREVLRRIDPAKDVDGFHPENVGRLVAGHPRFKPCTPHGIQKLLAATDVETEGADVAVVGRSNIVGKPMANLLIQKSELGNATVTVCHSRTENLADKTRAADIVVAAVGIPEFITGEMLSEGVTVIDVGINRVDADTEKGYELVGDVEYESAKAKAGAITPVPGGVGPMTRAMLLWNTVKAAGDAEAVDVNLP, encoded by the coding sequence ATGACGGACATCATCGACGGCAACGCCGTCGCCGCCGAGATTCGCGCCGGTCTCGCAGACGGGATTGACACTCTCGCGGACGCGGGTGTGACGCCCTGTCTCGCCACCGTCCTGATGAGCAACGACCCCGCAAGCGAGACGTACGTCTCGATGAAGCACAGCGACTGCGAGGAAGTCGGCATCGAGGCCCGCGACTTCGAGATTGACCCGGAGGCACCCGCCGAGGAACTGTACGACACTATCGACGAACTGAACGCTGATCCGTCGGTTCACGGTATTCTCGTGCAGATGCCTGTCCCGGACCACGTTGACGAACGCGAGGTTCTCCGCCGCATCGACCCCGCGAAGGACGTTGACGGCTTCCATCCCGAGAACGTCGGTCGCCTCGTCGCCGGGCACCCGCGTTTTAAGCCCTGCACACCTCACGGCATCCAGAAACTCCTCGCCGCGACGGATGTGGAGACCGAAGGTGCGGACGTGGCTGTTGTCGGCCGGTCGAACATCGTCGGAAAGCCGATGGCGAACCTGCTGATTCAGAAGTCCGAATTGGGCAACGCGACAGTGACTGTGTGTCACTCCCGCACCGAAAACCTCGCCGACAAGACGCGCGCGGCAGATATCGTCGTCGCCGCCGTGGGTATCCCCGAGTTCATCACTGGTGAGATGCTGTCCGAGGGCGTCACCGTCATCGACGTGGGTATCAACCGCGTCGATGCGGACACCGAGAAGGGCTACGAACTCGTCGGCGACGTGGAGTACGAGTCCGCAAAAGCGAAAGCCGGAGCCATCACGCCCGTCCCCGGCGGCGTCGGACCGATGACGCGCGCGATGCTTCTCTGGAATACGGTAAAGGCCGCTGGAGACGCCGAAGCCGTCGATGTGAACCTGCCGTAG
- a CDS encoding DUF7385 family protein has protein sequence MAERFDQHAVRHKMKLLTDDGDVTLYENRDDVPCPACGDPFDRILLTQRKTHSFDVAGNSKFCVTDEDDRLVVCTHR, from the coding sequence ATGGCCGAGCGATTCGACCAACACGCCGTCCGACACAAGATGAAACTCCTGACGGACGATGGGGACGTGACGCTGTACGAGAACCGCGACGACGTTCCGTGTCCGGCCTGCGGTGATCCGTTCGACCGCATTCTTCTCACCCAACGGAAGACGCACTCTTTCGACGTGGCCGGGAACTCGAAGTTCTGCGTCACCGACGAAGACGACCGTCTTGTCGTCTGTACGCACCGGTGA
- a CDS encoding DUF7117 family protein, with translation MEIRGRRRCKSCGHEWSYYDTGEVACPACGSMQSVGIGDRMQHTDSAEELDLAPHRNALDDESLTDVTAGLQSDLRAYLRARGFIRGGDLRDIDDTYLTVRELLHAADVLSRLRDPDEETQLYVLSLLRGADQGERPKPEAVPSVLSEARGLAYAESLAAYRRDFSTWLEDHPDPEARKTLATLGEHIKRVEALQGDVPVEESETLVRTARELAAYARDGDESALTTARDRLSRLA, from the coding sequence ATGGAGATTCGGGGTCGAAGACGGTGTAAGTCGTGCGGGCACGAGTGGTCCTACTACGACACCGGAGAAGTCGCATGCCCGGCCTGCGGGAGCATGCAGAGCGTCGGCATCGGTGACCGGATGCAGCACACCGACAGCGCCGAGGAGTTGGACCTCGCTCCCCACCGCAACGCACTTGACGACGAGTCGCTCACCGACGTTACCGCGGGCTTACAAAGCGACCTGCGAGCCTATCTCAGAGCGCGTGGGTTCATCCGCGGCGGTGACCTCCGCGATATCGACGATACGTATCTCACCGTGCGCGAACTCCTCCACGCCGCCGACGTGCTGAGCCGACTCCGCGACCCCGACGAGGAAACGCAGTTGTACGTGCTGTCACTGCTTCGCGGCGCAGATCAGGGCGAACGTCCCAAACCGGAGGCGGTTCCGTCCGTCCTGTCCGAAGCACGCGGGCTGGCTTACGCAGAATCACTGGCCGCGTACCGCCGCGACTTTTCGACGTGGCTCGAAGACCATCCGGACCCGGAAGCGCGCAAGACGCTCGCAACGCTCGGAGAGCACATAAAGCGTGTCGAGGCCCTACAGGGTGACGTGCCGGTCGAAGAGTCCGAGACGCTCGTACGAACCGCCCGCGAACTCGCTGCGTACGCCCGCGATGGTGACGAATCGGCGCTCACGACGGCGCGGGACCGACTGTCGCGTCTCGCCTGA
- a CDS encoding PadR family transcriptional regulator, whose product MYDLTGFQRDLLYVIAGLDEPHGLAIKEELEDYYEKEIHHGRLYPNLDTLVEKGLIEKGQRDRRTNYYTLTRRGRREIKARKEWEGDYIDIEYGGVRI is encoded by the coding sequence ATGTACGACTTGACAGGATTTCAGCGAGACCTACTGTACGTTATTGCCGGGTTGGACGAACCTCACGGGCTTGCTATCAAAGAGGAACTCGAAGATTACTACGAGAAGGAAATTCACCACGGGCGACTCTATCCGAATCTCGATACGCTTGTCGAAAAAGGACTCATCGAGAAGGGGCAACGTGACAGACGGACTAACTATTACACGTTGACGCGTCGGGGGCGCAGAGAGATAAAGGCACGAAAGGAATGGGAGGGGGACTACATCGATATCGAGTACGGTGGCGTCCGAATCTAA